A window from Kovacikia minuta CCNUW1 encodes these proteins:
- the fni gene encoding type 2 isopentenyl-diphosphate Delta-isomerase, with the protein METQNRKADHLRICLDEDVQCRQITNGFEHYRFTHCCLPELNRDQIQLETTFLGKQLGAPILISSMTGGTDLAKTINTRLAIVAQHYKLAMGVGSQRVAVENPAVAATFAVRSLAPDIPLFANLGAVQLNYRYGLEECLQAVDLLEADALILHLNPLQECVQTKGDTNFEGLLDKISMLCDKLPVPVIAKEVGNGISASMAEKLIAAGVTAIDVAGAGGTSWALVESQRAQDTRQRRLGRTFADWGLPTADCLIAVRAVLPGVPLIASGGLRDGLEVAKAIALGADIAGMALPFLQAANDSEETLHELVEILMAEITTVLFCTGSPNLSALRAPGVLQRIDGDRR; encoded by the coding sequence ATGGAAACCCAAAATCGCAAAGCAGACCATCTCCGCATTTGTCTGGATGAAGATGTCCAGTGCCGTCAAATTACCAATGGTTTTGAACACTACCGCTTTACCCATTGCTGTTTACCTGAGTTGAACCGCGACCAGATTCAGCTAGAAACCACATTTTTGGGGAAACAATTGGGGGCACCGATTCTGATCTCGTCCATGACGGGGGGAACGGATTTAGCAAAGACGATCAATACCCGGTTGGCGATCGTTGCTCAACATTACAAATTGGCAATGGGGGTCGGCTCCCAACGGGTTGCGGTGGAAAATCCCGCAGTGGCGGCGACGTTTGCCGTGCGATCGCTGGCACCCGACATTCCCCTGTTTGCCAACCTGGGAGCTGTGCAACTCAACTACCGCTATGGACTGGAGGAATGTCTGCAAGCGGTGGATTTGTTGGAGGCGGATGCCTTAATCCTGCACCTGAACCCCTTGCAGGAATGTGTGCAAACGAAGGGCGATACCAATTTTGAGGGACTGCTGGATAAAATCTCCATGCTCTGCGATAAGTTGCCCGTACCCGTGATTGCTAAGGAAGTTGGAAATGGGATCTCTGCATCAATGGCGGAAAAGTTGATTGCGGCAGGGGTAACGGCGATCGATGTGGCAGGGGCAGGCGGAACTTCCTGGGCACTGGTTGAAAGTCAGCGAGCACAGGACACCCGTCAGCGCCGCCTGGGAAGAACCTTTGCCGATTGGGGCTTGCCAACTGCGGACTGTCTGATTGCGGTGCGGGCAGTGCTTCCTGGGGTGCCACTGATTGCTTCGGGTGGGTTACGAGACGGGTTGGAAGTGGCAAAGGCGATCGCCCTGGGTGCGGATATCGCAGGCATGGCACTTCCCTTTCTCCAGGCTGCCAATGACTCCGAAGAAACGCTCCACGAGTTGGTCGAGATTTTGATGGCAGAAATTACCACCGTCCTGTTTTGCACTGGCAGCCCCAATTTGTCTGCGTTAAGGGCACCGGGTGTTCTGCAAAGAATTGATGGTGACAGGCGATAG
- a CDS encoding bifunctional pyr operon transcriptional regulator/uracil phosphoribosyltransferase PyrR, whose amino-acid sequence MVLVDDVIFKGRTIRAALDAVNDYGRPAAIRLAVLVDRGHRELPIHPDFVGKQLPTAKEEQVKVYLQDVDGKDGVELIRA is encoded by the coding sequence GTGGTGCTGGTGGATGATGTCATCTTTAAAGGGCGAACCATTCGGGCGGCATTAGATGCAGTCAATGACTACGGTAGACCTGCTGCCATTCGGCTTGCCGTACTGGTCGATCGGGGGCATCGTGAACTCCCCATCCACCCAGATTTTGTCGGCAAACAACTGCCAACCGCCAAGGAAGAACAGGTGAAGGTATATCTTCAGGATGTGGATGGCAAGGATGGAGTGGAGTTGATCAGAGCATGA